In a genomic window of Epinephelus lanceolatus isolate andai-2023 chromosome 3, ASM4190304v1, whole genome shotgun sequence:
- the LOC117255744 gene encoding high affinity choline transporter 1-like isoform X1 — translation MALNVPGLVVMAVFYLLILGTGIWASMRSKKEEKKCSGDGMEITLLAGRNINLLVGIFTLTATWVGGGFILGIAEATYNPTLGAVWALMPVPYVLTFFLGGFFFAKPMRENKYVTMMDPFQKKYGNVLSSALIFPALVADVLWVARTLVSLGGTMSVILDLSYVYSIIISSVVAIIYTLLGGLYSVAYTDVIQLILIFVSLWVCVPFLLTNPHSVDISLTAYNETFQAPWVGTVELDEAGKWFDDFMLLALGGLAYQAFYQRILSASSYTQAQVTCFASSAFCLVLGIPSILVGAVAASTDWNSTSYGLPTPYERDQAGSILPIALQFLTPPYISVIGIGAVAAAVMSSMDSALLSSASLFSSNIYKNIIRKQASDREMQWVIRISVVVVGLAGTALTFLDSSVLVFWLVGVDMSYTIMFPQLVCVLFFKVSNGYGATVGYLMGIIMRVLSGEPLIGLPPAIKFPGCRLDDEGKLTQFFPFRTAIMVISLLSILLFSWLTSIIFNKGLLSDKWDVFKIKRREKPTARAASVKGTNSGREEASAAKQLLDTTSC, via the exons ATGGCTCTCAATGTTCCGGGTCTGGTGGTGATGGCAGTGTTTTACCTGCTGATCTTGGGCACAGGCATCTGGGCGTCCATGCGCTCCaagaaggaggaaaagaagTGCTCAGGAGATGGCATGGAGATAACATTACTGGCCGGACGCAATATCAACTTGCTAGTCGGCATCTTCACTCTTACTG CTACATGGGTGGGTGGAGGCTTCATCCTTGGTATAGCTGAGGCAACATATAACCCAACACTCGGCGCAGTATGGGCTCTCATGCCTGTGCCTTACGTTCTGACCTTCTTCTTGG GTGGCTTTTTCTTTGCCAAGCCTATGAGGGAGAACAAGTACGTGACAATGATGGACCCCTTCCAAAAGAAGTATGGGAACGTTCTGAGCAGTGCGCTGATCTTTCCCGCACTGGTGGCCGATGTCCTGTGGGTGGCACGCACACTTGTCAGCCTGG GTGGAACTATGAGCGTGATCCTGGACCTGTCCTACGTCTACTCCATCATCATCTCCTCAGTGGTGGCCATAATCTATACACTGCTGGGGGGGCTTTACTCTGTGGCCTACACAGACGTCATCCAGCTCATCCTCATCTTCGTCAGTCTG TGGGTGTGTGTTCCTTTCCTGTTGACCAACCCTCACTCTGTGGACATCTCACTGACGGCCTACAACGAGACCTTCCAGGCTCCCTGGGTAGGCACGGTGGAGCTCGATGAAGCCGGCAAGTGGTTTGATGACTTCATGCTGCTG GCTCTGGGTGGTTTGGCCTACCAGGCGTTCTACCAAAGAATCCTGTCTGCGTCATCTTACACCCAGGCTCAAGTGACCTGCTTTGCCTCTTCAGCCTTCTGCCTGGTGCTGGGTATCCCCTCCATTCTGGTGGGGGCTGTGGCTGCATCTACAG ACTGGAACTCAACCAGCTATGGCTTGCCTACCCCATATGAGCGCGACCAGGCAGGCTCCATCCTTCCCATTGCCCTGCAGTTCCTCACACCACCCTACATCTCTGTCATTGGCATTGGagctgtagctgctgctgtcatgtcCTCCATGGACTCAGCTCTTCTGTCCTCCGCCTCATTGTTTTCCTCAAATATCTACAAGAACATCATCAGAAAGCAG GCGTCAGACCGTGAGATGCAGTGGGTGATCCGTATCTCAGTAGTGGTGGTGGGTCTGGCTGGCACTGCCCTCACCTTCCTGGATAGCAGCGTCCTGGTCTTCTGGCTTGTGGGTGTGGACATGTCCTACACCATCATGTTCCCTCAGCTGGTTTGCGTCCTCTTTTTCAAGGTGTCTAATGGCTACGGAGCCACTGTGGGCTACCTGATGGGAATCATCATGAGGGTCCTGAGCGGCGAGCCTCTCATCGGCCTCCCGCCTGCTATCAAGTTCCCTGGCTGCCGGCTGGATGATGAAGGAAAGCTAACCCAGTTCTTCCCCTTCCGCACTGCCATCATGGTAATCTCACTATTATCCATCCTGCTCTTCTCCTGGCTGACGTCCATCATTTTCAACAAGGGTCTGCTGTCTGATAAATGGGATGTGTTCAAGATCAAACGTAGGGAGAAACCAACAGCCAGGGCCGCAAGCGTCAAGGGGACCAACTCTGGTAGGGAGGAAGCCTCTGCAGCAAAGCAGCTACTGGACACCACCAGCTGCTAA
- the LOC117255744 gene encoding high affinity choline transporter 1-like isoform X3, which translates to MGSHACALRSDLLLGWLFLCQAYEGEQVRDNDGPLPKEVWERSEQCADLSRTGGRCPVGGTHTCQPGLRLGGPWQCWRRDGEGGTMSVILDLSYVYSIIISSVVAIIYTLLGGLYSVAYTDVIQLILIFVSLWVCVPFLLTNPHSVDISLTAYNETFQAPWVGTVELDEAGKWFDDFMLLALGGLAYQAFYQRILSASSYTQAQVTCFASSAFCLVLGIPSILVGAVAASTDWNSTSYGLPTPYERDQAGSILPIALQFLTPPYISVIGIGAVAAAVMSSMDSALLSSASLFSSNIYKNIIRKQASDREMQWVIRISVVVVGLAGTALTFLDSSVLVFWLVGVDMSYTIMFPQLVCVLFFKVSNGYGATVGYLMGIIMRVLSGEPLIGLPPAIKFPGCRLDDEGKLTQFFPFRTAIMVISLLSILLFSWLTSIIFNKGLLSDKWDVFKIKRREKPTARAASVKGTNSGREEASAAKQLLDTTSC; encoded by the exons ATGGGCTCTCATGCCTGTGCCTTACGTTCTGACCTTCTTCTTGG GTGGCTTTTTCTTTGCCAAGCCTATGAGGGAGAACAAGTACGTGACAATGATGGACCCCTTCCAAAAGAAGTATGGGAACGTTCTGAGCAGTGCGCTGATCTTTCCCGCACTGGTGGCCGATGTCCTGTGGGTGGCACGCACACTTGTCAGCCTGG GCTGCGGCTGGGGGGACCCTGGCAATGTTGGAGAAGAGACGGTGAAG GTGGAACTATGAGCGTGATCCTGGACCTGTCCTACGTCTACTCCATCATCATCTCCTCAGTGGTGGCCATAATCTATACACTGCTGGGGGGGCTTTACTCTGTGGCCTACACAGACGTCATCCAGCTCATCCTCATCTTCGTCAGTCTG TGGGTGTGTGTTCCTTTCCTGTTGACCAACCCTCACTCTGTGGACATCTCACTGACGGCCTACAACGAGACCTTCCAGGCTCCCTGGGTAGGCACGGTGGAGCTCGATGAAGCCGGCAAGTGGTTTGATGACTTCATGCTGCTG GCTCTGGGTGGTTTGGCCTACCAGGCGTTCTACCAAAGAATCCTGTCTGCGTCATCTTACACCCAGGCTCAAGTGACCTGCTTTGCCTCTTCAGCCTTCTGCCTGGTGCTGGGTATCCCCTCCATTCTGGTGGGGGCTGTGGCTGCATCTACAG ACTGGAACTCAACCAGCTATGGCTTGCCTACCCCATATGAGCGCGACCAGGCAGGCTCCATCCTTCCCATTGCCCTGCAGTTCCTCACACCACCCTACATCTCTGTCATTGGCATTGGagctgtagctgctgctgtcatgtcCTCCATGGACTCAGCTCTTCTGTCCTCCGCCTCATTGTTTTCCTCAAATATCTACAAGAACATCATCAGAAAGCAG GCGTCAGACCGTGAGATGCAGTGGGTGATCCGTATCTCAGTAGTGGTGGTGGGTCTGGCTGGCACTGCCCTCACCTTCCTGGATAGCAGCGTCCTGGTCTTCTGGCTTGTGGGTGTGGACATGTCCTACACCATCATGTTCCCTCAGCTGGTTTGCGTCCTCTTTTTCAAGGTGTCTAATGGCTACGGAGCCACTGTGGGCTACCTGATGGGAATCATCATGAGGGTCCTGAGCGGCGAGCCTCTCATCGGCCTCCCGCCTGCTATCAAGTTCCCTGGCTGCCGGCTGGATGATGAAGGAAAGCTAACCCAGTTCTTCCCCTTCCGCACTGCCATCATGGTAATCTCACTATTATCCATCCTGCTCTTCTCCTGGCTGACGTCCATCATTTTCAACAAGGGTCTGCTGTCTGATAAATGGGATGTGTTCAAGATCAAACGTAGGGAGAAACCAACAGCCAGGGCCGCAAGCGTCAAGGGGACCAACTCTGGTAGGGAGGAAGCCTCTGCAGCAAAGCAGCTACTGGACACCACCAGCTGCTAA
- the LOC117255744 gene encoding high affinity choline transporter 1-like isoform X2, producing MGSHACALRSDLLLGWLFLCQAYEGEQVRDNDGPLPKEVWERSEQCADLSRTGGRCPVGGTHTCQPGALLWCGCRLRLGGPWQCWRRDGEGGTMSVILDLSYVYSIIISSVVAIIYTLLGGLYSVAYTDVIQLILIFVSLWVCVPFLLTNPHSVDISLTAYNETFQAPWVGTVELDEAGKWFDDFMLLALGGLAYQAFYQRILSASSYTQAQVTCFASSAFCLVLGIPSILVGAVAASTDWNSTSYGLPTPYERDQAGSILPIALQFLTPPYISVIGIGAVAAAVMSSMDSALLSSASLFSSNIYKNIIRKQASDREMQWVIRISVVVVGLAGTALTFLDSSVLVFWLVGVDMSYTIMFPQLVCVLFFKVSNGYGATVGYLMGIIMRVLSGEPLIGLPPAIKFPGCRLDDEGKLTQFFPFRTAIMVISLLSILLFSWLTSIIFNKGLLSDKWDVFKIKRREKPTARAASVKGTNSGREEASAAKQLLDTTSC from the exons ATGGGCTCTCATGCCTGTGCCTTACGTTCTGACCTTCTTCTTGG GTGGCTTTTTCTTTGCCAAGCCTATGAGGGAGAACAAGTACGTGACAATGATGGACCCCTTCCAAAAGAAGTATGGGAACGTTCTGAGCAGTGCGCTGATCTTTCCCGCACTGGTGGCCGATGTCCTGTGGGTGGCACGCACACTTGTCAGCCTGG GGCATTGTTGTGGTGTGGCTGCAGGCTGCGGCTGGGGGGACCCTGGCAATGTTGGAGAAGAGACGGTGAAG GTGGAACTATGAGCGTGATCCTGGACCTGTCCTACGTCTACTCCATCATCATCTCCTCAGTGGTGGCCATAATCTATACACTGCTGGGGGGGCTTTACTCTGTGGCCTACACAGACGTCATCCAGCTCATCCTCATCTTCGTCAGTCTG TGGGTGTGTGTTCCTTTCCTGTTGACCAACCCTCACTCTGTGGACATCTCACTGACGGCCTACAACGAGACCTTCCAGGCTCCCTGGGTAGGCACGGTGGAGCTCGATGAAGCCGGCAAGTGGTTTGATGACTTCATGCTGCTG GCTCTGGGTGGTTTGGCCTACCAGGCGTTCTACCAAAGAATCCTGTCTGCGTCATCTTACACCCAGGCTCAAGTGACCTGCTTTGCCTCTTCAGCCTTCTGCCTGGTGCTGGGTATCCCCTCCATTCTGGTGGGGGCTGTGGCTGCATCTACAG ACTGGAACTCAACCAGCTATGGCTTGCCTACCCCATATGAGCGCGACCAGGCAGGCTCCATCCTTCCCATTGCCCTGCAGTTCCTCACACCACCCTACATCTCTGTCATTGGCATTGGagctgtagctgctgctgtcatgtcCTCCATGGACTCAGCTCTTCTGTCCTCCGCCTCATTGTTTTCCTCAAATATCTACAAGAACATCATCAGAAAGCAG GCGTCAGACCGTGAGATGCAGTGGGTGATCCGTATCTCAGTAGTGGTGGTGGGTCTGGCTGGCACTGCCCTCACCTTCCTGGATAGCAGCGTCCTGGTCTTCTGGCTTGTGGGTGTGGACATGTCCTACACCATCATGTTCCCTCAGCTGGTTTGCGTCCTCTTTTTCAAGGTGTCTAATGGCTACGGAGCCACTGTGGGCTACCTGATGGGAATCATCATGAGGGTCCTGAGCGGCGAGCCTCTCATCGGCCTCCCGCCTGCTATCAAGTTCCCTGGCTGCCGGCTGGATGATGAAGGAAAGCTAACCCAGTTCTTCCCCTTCCGCACTGCCATCATGGTAATCTCACTATTATCCATCCTGCTCTTCTCCTGGCTGACGTCCATCATTTTCAACAAGGGTCTGCTGTCTGATAAATGGGATGTGTTCAAGATCAAACGTAGGGAGAAACCAACAGCCAGGGCCGCAAGCGTCAAGGGGACCAACTCTGGTAGGGAGGAAGCCTCTGCAGCAAAGCAGCTACTGGACACCACCAGCTGCTAA